One Gadus chalcogrammus isolate NIFS_2021 chromosome 4, NIFS_Gcha_1.0, whole genome shotgun sequence DNA segment encodes these proteins:
- the LOC130381677 gene encoding G2/M phase-specific E3 ubiquitin-protein ligase-like: protein MACGNKLVAPKIQEGQELNGMLIHKAYRTKALYVRPSRNLLTDSDEENELSHVTTSPTSSMRANAEDSEDDVPVVVGPQIHTGMHSHGTTRAGTSFSSHANSHRDSNPTSTDFENSSGPNHAASSAVMRPRAMEGSDGNRGSSGLDEDYSSYLSLVATFPDDSSDDEDLNQAIIASMASQIAEKVPVEEILLELSSKISSTQRCKFNINRSAVWEGAIRGFQRVSYDPNFMIFVKFSDDMGKFEEGIDLGGPRREFFMLLMETITRSRMFEGKENSKNLALDSTALREDWYYTAGRAIAVSLVHGGPPPNFLSPTLFSQLVDGSANPVLEDIADMEVLEKAKKVSESTTLEDLEESMAPMLDYLANAGCLRPMRSIRDRDLLVEDIVMFQVVHRVQGPFQRFCEGLKTLGVLEKIREHPDSFRPLFCFQPNILTADQVEDLFTIHLSPKGSNNRIAEERVVAFWRDYLQDAEEEEGPSKLQKILAFATGASVVPPIGFSPAPSVQFIHKEDDNFSSTPMFPMSNTCVNCIKLPLHVSYHLFKEKFDFALGNAYGFGRA, encoded by the exons ATGGCTTGTGGCAATAAACTGGTCGCCCCTAAGATCCAGGAGGGTCAGGAGCTGAATGGGATGTTAATCCATAAGGCTTATAGAACCAAAGCCCTGTATGTGAGACCATCAAGGAACCTTTTA ACTGACTCGGATGAAGAAAATGAACTCTCCCACGTCACTACCTCACCAACGTCAAGCATGCGTGCAAATGCTGAGGACAGTGAGGATGATGTTCCTGTAGTTGTTGGTCCGCAAAtccacacaggcatgcacagcCATGGCACCACAAGGGCTGGTACAAGTTTCAGCAGTCATGCAAATAGCCATAGAGATTCCAACCCCACCAGCACTGATTTTGAAAACAGCTCTGGCCCAAATCACGCCGCAAGCAGTGCTGTGATGAGACCCAGAGCAATGGAAGGGAGTGATGGCAACCGTGGCAGTAGTGGTCTTGATGAAGACTACTCTTCATATTTATCACTCGTGGCTACCTTTCCTGACGACTCTTCAGATGATGAAGATTTAAACCAGGCAATAATTGCCAGTATGGCCAGTCAAAT TGCAGAAAAGGTCCCGGTTGAGGAGATACTGCTGGAACTGTCGAGCAAAATTAGCTCAACACAGCGGTGTAAATTTAATATAAATCGCTCTGCTGTCTGGGAGGGAGCCATACGGGGCTTCCAAAGGGTATCTTATGACCCCAACTTCATGATCTTTGTCAAGTTCTCAGATGATATGGGGAAGTTTGAGGAAGGGATTGATTTAGGAGGGCCAAGGAGGGAATTCTTCATGCTGCTCATGGAGACCATTACCAGGTCACGCATGTTTGAGGGAAAAGAGAACAGCAAGAACTTGGCTCTAGACAGTACTG CTCTAAGAGAGGACTGGTACTACACAGCTGGCAGAGCCATTGCAGTAAGCTTGGTACATGGCGGTCCACCACCAAACTTCCTCTCACCAACACTTTTCTCTCAGCTGGTTGATGGTTCAGCAAATCCTGTCCTGGAAGACATAGCTGACATGGAAGTCTTGGAAAAAGCCAAAAAA GTATCTGAAAGTACAACCCTTGAGGACCTTGAGGAGTCTATGGCACCTATGCTTGACTACTTGGCCAATGCAGGATGTCTGAGGCCTATGCGGTCCATAAGAGACAGGGATCTGCTAGTAGAGGACATTGTCATGTTTCAGGTCGTCCATAGGGTGCAAGGTCCATTTCAAAG ATTCTGTGAAGGCCTCAAAACACTTGGGGTTCTGGAGAAAATTAGAGAGCATCCAGACAGCTTTCGCCCCCTGTTCTGCTTTCAGCCAAACATACTGACTGCCGACCAGGTGGAAGACCTTTTTACCATTCATCTGTCTCCGAAAGGGAGCAACAACAGAATTGCTGAGGAGAGAGTTGTTGCCTTCTGGAGAGACTATCTCCAGGATGCAGAAG aagaagaagggccATCCAAACTACAGAAGATATTGGCCTTTGCAACTGGAGCGTCTGTGGTACCACCTATTGGCTTTTCTCCAGCTCCCTCTGTCCAGTTCATTCACAAAGAAGATGACAACTTCTCCTCTACACCAATGTTCCCGATGAGCAACACATGTGTTAACTGCATCAAGTTGCCACTACATGTGTCATATCATCTGTTTAAGGAGAAGTTTGACTTTGCACTAGGAAACGCATATGGGTTTGGCAGGGCATGA